The Benincasa hispida cultivar B227 chromosome 11, ASM972705v1, whole genome shotgun sequence genome has a segment encoding these proteins:
- the LOC120091475 gene encoding uncharacterized protein LOC120091475: protein MVCFCFLIDQKKKVRRTKPVAGMCSRCGRGARVAEMETSTTFCRIPIHSTSWKAIICSTCGALLKSYR, encoded by the coding sequence ATGGTTTGCTTCTGTTTTCTGATCGACCAAAAAAAGAAGGTACGGCGGACGAAGCCGGTGGCCGGAATGTGTTCCCGATGTGGACGGGGAGCTCGGGTGGCGGAGATGGAAACCTCCACCACATTTTGCCGGATTCCGATCCACTCCACTTCCTGGAAGGCTATCATCTGTTCTACTTGTGGTGCTCTTCTTAAATCCTATAGataa